The Pochonia chlamydosporia 170 chromosome 1, whole genome shotgun sequence genome window below encodes:
- a CDS encoding zinc finger domain-containing protein (similar to Metarhizium robertsii ARSEF 23 XP_007820387.1) yields MSEEERDLLARIGQLAGQINRHRSQQAGVGAAPSRQPNSYRRGNAYHPASAYNGSAYRVGRPHNSHRHRTLHLNQSRPASDSNTPSPGSTPGSTGWVSRNDRHRQLINANVYEKETQNRAKAMEETRQKKFQGRKQREKTQLKDFLRHQASATDATTNSTPGTGRNEIIIEGIRFHVADGGKKLVKSADQYSATPKTAVVAGVRFQRTKSGNMVANRIVQDQRRSGVQKKVSQPCKAFSTTGSCPKGPTCRYQHDPTRVAVCKDLLKDGKCPNGESCDLSHDLTPERVPNCLHYAKGHCTKPDCPYTHSRAAPGALVCESFGFYGYCDRGAACTERHVFECPDFSNTGVCKNKGCKLLHRERASVLRNQAKADEAMDDDVSSDEEPVDSDDVDSDEVAELIEAESDDSDFENQKDFIPL; encoded by the exons ATgtctgaagaagaaagggaTCTTCTGGCCCGTATCGGTCAACTTGCAG GGCAAATCAACAGACACAGAAGCCAACAGGCTGGAGTTGGAGCCGCCCCGAGTCGCCAACCAAACAGTTATCGAC GTGGAAACGCATACCACCCAGCCAGCGCTTACAATGGTTCGGCGTATCGAGTTGGGCGGCCGCACAACAGCCATCGACATCGCACTCTTCACCTCAACCAGTCTCGGCCGGCGTCAGACTCTAACACACCCAGCCCAGGTTCAACACCTGGAAGTACCGGTTGGGTGTCCAGAAATGACCGCCACCGACAGTTAATCAACGCCAACGTATACGAGAAAGAAACCCAAAATCGCGCTAAAGCCATGGAAGAGACGAGGCAGAAGAAGTTTCAGGGTCGAAAACAGCGAGAGAAAACGCAGCTGAAAGACTTTTTGCGGCACCAAGCCAGTGCTACTGACGCGACTACTAATTCTACTCCTGGTACAGGAAGAAACGAGATTATAATTGAAGGCATTCGTTTCCACGTGGCTGACGGCGGCAAGAAACTTGTGAAATCTGCAG ATCAATATTCCGCCACTCCCAAGACGGCCGTTGTCGCCGGGGTCAGATTCCAGCGGACAAAGAGCGGCAACATGGTGGCCAACAGGATCGTCCAAGACCAACG TCGATCCGGGGTTCAAAAGAAGGTTTCCCAACCTTGCAAAGCATTTTCAACGACGG GTTCCTGCCCCAAAGGGCCAACTTGCCGATATCAACATGATCCAACCAGGGTGGCTGTATGCAAGGACTTGCTCAAGGATGGCAAGTGTCCCAACGGCGAGTCGTGCGACCTTTCCCATGATCTTACCCCCGAACGCGTCCCGAATTGCTTGCACTATGCAAAGGGCCACTGTACAAAACCCGACTGTCCGTATACGCACTCCAGAGCAGCCCCCGGTGCTCTGGTCTGCGAGTCTTTTGGATTCTACGGTTACTGTGACAGAGGAGCCGCCTGCACTGAACGCCATGTTTTCGAATGTCCTGACTTTAGCAACACGGGTGTCTGCAAAAACAAAGGATGTAAACTCCTCCATCGTGAAAGGGCAAGCGTCCTACgaaaccaagccaaggctgACGAGGCcatggacgatgatgtaTCCAGCGACGAAGAGCCAGTCGATTCAGACGACGTTGACTCGGATGAGGTTGCGGAACTCATTGAAGCAGAATCGGACGACTCTGACTTTGAGAACCAAAAGGACTTTATCCCTCTCTAG